In a genomic window of Tamandua tetradactyla isolate mTamTet1 chromosome 17, mTamTet1.pri, whole genome shotgun sequence:
- the LYG1 gene encoding lysozyme g-like protein 1, whose amino-acid sequence MSALWLLLGLLAITHSAESSNWGCYGNIRTFDTPGASCGIGRRQGLNYCGVRASERLAEIDMPYLLRYQPMMRTVGQRYCVDPAVIAGVLSRQSHGGKVLVNVGSAADSIGVVQDPEIYAPRSWLTESQVAEITGLLVVRIKDVQRRFPTWTPDQYLRGGLCAYGGGVGYVTSSQDLSCDFCNDVLARAKFYKRHGF is encoded by the exons ATGTCTGCCCTGTGGCTGCTTCTGGGCCTCCTGGCCATCACTC ACTCAGCTGAAAGCAGCAACTGGGGATGCTATGGAAACATCCGAACCTTCGACACCCCTGGGGCGTCCTGTGGAATTGGAAGACGACAAGGATTGAACTATTGTG GAGTCCGTGCTTCTGAAAGGCTGGCCGAAATAGACATGCCATACCTGCTCAGGTACCAACCCATGATGCGCACCGTTGGCCAAAGATATTGTGTCGATCCTGCAGTGATCGCCGGCGTACTGTCCAGACAATCTCACGGTGGCAAAGTTCTGGTCAACGTGGGCAGTGCGGCCGACAGCATCGGGGTGGTGCAG GACCCTGAAATTTATGCTCCCAGATCCTGGCTTACCGAATCCCAGGTTGCTGAGATAACTGGACTTCTCGTTGTTAGAATCAAAGACGTGCAGAGGAGGTTTCCAACCTGGACCCCAGACCAGTATTTGAGAG GCGGCCTCTGTGCCTATGGGGGAGGAGTTGGCTATGTCACGAGCAGCCAGGACCTGAGCTGTGACTTCTGCAACGACGTCCTTGCACGAGCCAAATTCTACAAGAGGCACGGCTTCTAA